Proteins from one Mycobacterium sp. HUMS_12744610 genomic window:
- a CDS encoding lysophospholipid acyltransferase family protein, which yields MAGDTRANVIPLHTNRGRVAARRRADQRAESARQHPSLLSDPRGRASAEQIAAVVREIDEHRRGTGAAAGTGEAPLNELAQRVAAVAGFLRQRLTGDYTVDEFGFDPHFNDAVVRPLLRFFFRSWFRVEVSGIEHLPSEGPALLVANHAGVLPFDGLMLSVAVHDEHEAQRDLRLLAADMVFDLPVVGEAARKAGHTMACTTDAHRLLAAGELTAVFPEGYKGLGKRFEDRYRLQRFGRGGFVTAALRTKAPIIPCSIVGSEEIYPMLADVKLLARLFGLPYFPITPLFPLAGPAGLVPLPSKWRIAFGEPIYTNDYSASDAEDPMVTFELTDQVRETIQQTLYRLLAGRRNIFLG from the coding sequence GTGGCGGGTGACACCAGAGCGAACGTGATTCCCCTGCACACAAATCGGGGTCGGGTGGCGGCGCGCCGGAGGGCCGATCAGCGGGCCGAATCCGCGCGCCAGCATCCCTCGCTGCTCTCGGATCCGCGCGGCCGCGCGTCGGCCGAACAGATCGCCGCCGTCGTGCGCGAAATCGACGAGCACCGCCGCGGCACGGGCGCTGCCGCGGGGACCGGCGAGGCGCCGCTGAACGAACTCGCCCAGCGGGTGGCCGCCGTGGCCGGCTTCCTTCGGCAGCGGCTGACGGGCGACTACACCGTCGACGAGTTCGGCTTCGACCCGCACTTCAACGACGCGGTCGTCAGGCCTTTGCTGCGGTTCTTCTTCCGGTCGTGGTTCCGCGTCGAGGTCAGCGGTATCGAGCACCTGCCGAGCGAGGGGCCCGCGCTGTTGGTGGCCAACCACGCCGGGGTGCTGCCCTTCGACGGGCTGATGCTCTCGGTGGCGGTGCACGACGAACATGAGGCCCAACGGGACCTGCGGCTGCTGGCCGCCGACATGGTGTTCGACCTGCCCGTGGTCGGTGAAGCGGCCCGCAAGGCCGGCCACACCATGGCGTGCACGACCGACGCGCACCGGCTGCTGGCGGCGGGCGAGCTCACGGCGGTGTTCCCGGAGGGCTACAAGGGGCTGGGCAAGCGCTTCGAGGACCGCTACCGGCTGCAGCGGTTCGGGCGCGGCGGCTTCGTGACGGCGGCGCTGCGCACGAAGGCGCCGATCATCCCGTGCTCGATCGTGGGTTCGGAGGAGATCTACCCGATGCTGGCCGACGTGAAGCTGCTGGCGCGGCTGTTCGGGCTGCCCTATTTCCCGATCACCCCGCTGTTTCCGCTGGCCGGTCCCGCGGGTCTGGTGCCGCTGCCGTCGAAATGGCGCATCGCGTTTGGCGAGCCGATCTACACCAACGACTACTCCGCCTCCGACGCCGAGGACCCCATGGTCACCTTCGAGCTGACCGATCAGGTGCGCGAGACGATCCAGCAGACGCTGTACCGGCTGCTGGCCGGCCGGCGCAACATCTTCCTCGGCTGA
- a CDS encoding SDR family oxidoreductase, translated as MDLSSGDGPGTSGAGEETVHYPRVVLVTGACRFLGGYLTARLAQNPLINSVIAVDAIAPSKDMLRRMGRAEFVRADIRNPFIAKVIRNGEVDTVVHAAAASYAPRSGGSAALKELNVMGAMQLFAACQKAPSVRRVVLKSTSEVYGSDPHDPVMFTEDSSSRRPFRAGFAKDSLDIEGYARGLGRRRPDIAVTILRLANMIGPAMDTTLSRYLAGPLVPTMFGRDARLQLLHEQDALGALERAAIAGKAGTFNVGADVIMLSQAIRRAGRIPLPVPGFGVWALDSLRRANRYTEISRDQFDYLSYGRVMDTTRMRTELGFQPKWTTAEAFDDYVRGRGLTPIIDPHRVRSWEGRAIALAQRWGSRKPISWGGGR; from the coding sequence GTGGATTTGTCGAGCGGGGACGGTCCCGGCACCAGCGGCGCCGGGGAGGAGACCGTGCACTACCCCAGGGTGGTGCTGGTCACCGGTGCGTGCCGGTTCCTGGGCGGCTACCTGACCGCCCGGCTCGCGCAGAACCCGCTGATCAACAGCGTCATCGCGGTGGATGCGATCGCGCCCAGCAAGGACATGTTGCGCCGGATGGGGCGCGCGGAGTTCGTCCGCGCCGACATCCGTAATCCCTTCATCGCCAAGGTGATTCGCAACGGCGAGGTCGACACCGTGGTGCACGCCGCCGCGGCCTCCTACGCACCGCGGTCCGGGGGCAGTGCCGCGCTGAAGGAACTCAACGTGATGGGCGCGATGCAGTTGTTCGCGGCCTGCCAGAAGGCGCCCTCGGTGCGCCGGGTGGTGTTGAAGTCCACCTCCGAGGTGTACGGGTCGGATCCGCACGACCCGGTGATGTTCACCGAGGACAGCAGCAGCCGCCGGCCTTTCCGCGCGGGCTTCGCCAAGGACAGCCTCGACATCGAGGGCTACGCGCGCGGCCTGGGCCGGCGCCGTCCCGACATCGCGGTGACGATCCTGCGGCTGGCCAACATGATCGGCCCCGCGATGGACACCACCCTGTCGCGTTACCTGGCCGGGCCGTTGGTGCCCACGATGTTCGGCCGCGATGCGCGCCTGCAGTTGTTGCACGAGCAGGACGCGCTGGGCGCGCTGGAGCGCGCGGCGATCGCCGGCAAGGCCGGCACGTTCAACGTCGGCGCCGACGTCATCATGCTGTCCCAGGCGATCCGGCGGGCGGGGCGGATCCCGCTGCCGGTGCCCGGCTTCGGCGTGTGGGCCCTGGATTCGCTGAGACGGGCCAATCGCTACACAGAGATCTCCCGCGACCAGTTCGACTACCTGAGTTACGGCCGCGTCATGGACACCACCAGGATGCGTACCGAACTCGGCTTCCAGCCGAAATGGACGACGGCCGAGGCGTTCGACGACTACGTCCGCGGCCGCGGCCTGACTCCCATAATCGACCCTCATCGGGTACGCTCCTGGGAGGGTCGCGCCATTGCCTTAGCGCAGCGCTGGGGAAGCCGAAAGCCAATTTCGTGGGGTGGGGGCAGGTAG
- a CDS encoding 30S ribosomal protein bS22 → MGSVIKKRRKRMSKKKHRKLLRRTRVQRRKLGK, encoded by the coding sequence ATGGGTTCAGTAATCAAGAAGCGGCGCAAGCGCATGTCGAAGAAGAAGCACCGCAAGCTGCTGCGTCGCACCCGGGTGCAGCGCAGAAAACTCGGTAAGTAA
- a CDS encoding cell division/environmental response transcriptional regulator, giving the protein MTSTNGPSARDSAGKARDASPGDGQQARAQFLTVAEVAALMRVSKMTVYRLVHNGELPAVRVGRSFRVHAKAVHDMLETSYFDAG; this is encoded by the coding sequence ATGACGTCTACGAACGGGCCATCTGCGCGAGATTCTGCCGGCAAGGCGCGGGACGCCAGTCCCGGCGATGGCCAGCAGGCCAGGGCACAATTTCTCACCGTCGCGGAGGTGGCCGCGCTGATGCGGGTCTCCAAGATGACGGTGTACCGGCTCGTGCACAACGGTGAGTTGCCCGCGGTGCGGGTCGGTCGATCCTTCCGGGTGCACGCCAAGGCCGTCCACGACATGCTCGAGACGTCGTACTTCGACGCCGGCTGA
- the proC gene encoding pyrroline-5-carboxylate reductase, producing the protein MARIAIIGGGSIGEALLSGLLRAGRQVKDLVVAERIPERAKYLADTYSVLVTSVTEAAEHAAFVVVAVKPADVESLMGELARVAAAAEDDSPDQVFVTVAAGITVTYFESKLPAGTPVVRAMPNAAALVGAGVTALAKGRFVTPAQLEEVSGLFDAVGAVLTVAESHMDAVTALSGSGPAYFMLMVEALVDAGVAAGLTREVATELTAQTMAGSTAMLLEALDQERRPGVGEGLGKRVDASAAQLRATVTSPGGTTAAALRELERGGLRAAVDAAVQAAKTRSEQLRITSE; encoded by the coding sequence ATGGCAAGGATCGCGATCATCGGGGGCGGCAGCATCGGCGAGGCGCTGCTGTCCGGGTTGCTGCGCGCCGGTCGGCAGGTCAAAGACCTGGTGGTGGCCGAGCGGATACCCGAACGGGCCAAGTATCTCGCGGACACCTACTCGGTATTGGTCACGTCGGTGACCGAGGCGGCCGAGCACGCGGCCTTCGTCGTCGTCGCGGTGAAACCCGCTGATGTGGAGTCGCTGATGGGGGAGTTGGCCCGGGTGGCCGCCGCGGCCGAGGACGACTCCCCCGACCAGGTCTTCGTCACGGTCGCGGCGGGGATCACCGTCACCTACTTCGAATCCAAACTGCCCGCCGGGACGCCGGTGGTGCGGGCGATGCCGAACGCCGCGGCGTTGGTGGGGGCGGGGGTCACCGCGCTGGCGAAGGGCCGCTTCGTGACCCCGGCGCAGCTCGAGGAGGTCTCGGGGCTGTTCGACGCCGTCGGCGCCGTGCTGACCGTCGCCGAATCCCACATGGACGCCGTGACCGCGCTGTCCGGTTCGGGGCCGGCGTATTTCATGTTGATGGTCGAGGCGTTGGTCGACGCCGGTGTGGCGGCAGGCCTGACGCGCGAGGTGGCCACCGAGCTGACCGCGCAGACGATGGCCGGGTCGACGGCCATGCTGCTCGAAGCGCTGGATCAGGAGCGGCGGCCGGGTGTGGGCGAGGGATTGGGCAAGCGGGTGGACGCCTCGGCGGCCCAGTTGCGTGCGACGGTGACGTCGCCGGGCGGGACGACCGCTGCTGCGCTGCGCGAACTGGAGCGGGGCGGGTTGCGGGCCGCCGTCGATGCGGCCGTCCAGGCCGCGAAAACGCGCTCTGAGCAGCTGAGAATTACATCGGAATAA
- the cmaA2 gene encoding cyclopropane mycolic acid synthase CmaA2, with amino-acid sequence MTPQGETGRTQLKPPVAAVRSHYDKSNEFFKLWLDPSMTYSCAYFDEPSELNLDNPGKTLEEAQYAKRKLALDKLNLEPGMTLLDIGCGWGSTMRHAVQEYDVNVIGLTLSENQYAHDVAKFEEIDSPRRKEVRIQGWEEFDNEPIDRIVSLGAFEHFADGAGDAGYERYATFFKKFYNLLPDDGRMLLHTIVVPTTEEAQELGLKTTMSLLRFISFILREIFPGGKLPQIAQVDRYATEAGFEIERHHMIGKNYVPTLNAWADALEAHRDEAIALKGQETFDIYMHYLRGCSDLFRDGYTNVCQFTLVK; translated from the coding sequence ATGACTCCACAGGGGGAGACGGGCAGGACCCAGCTGAAACCGCCGGTCGCGGCGGTCCGATCGCACTACGACAAGTCGAACGAGTTCTTCAAGCTCTGGCTCGACCCGTCGATGACCTACAGCTGCGCCTACTTCGACGAGCCGTCGGAGCTGAACCTGGACAACCCGGGCAAGACGCTGGAAGAGGCCCAGTACGCCAAGCGCAAGTTGGCGCTGGACAAGCTGAACCTCGAGCCCGGAATGACCCTGCTCGACATCGGCTGCGGCTGGGGTTCGACCATGCGGCACGCCGTGCAGGAGTACGACGTCAATGTCATCGGCCTGACGTTGAGCGAGAACCAGTACGCTCACGACGTCGCGAAGTTCGAGGAGATCGACAGCCCGCGCCGCAAAGAGGTGCGCATCCAGGGCTGGGAGGAATTCGACAACGAGCCGATCGACCGCATCGTCTCGCTGGGCGCGTTCGAGCACTTCGCCGACGGCGCCGGTGACGCGGGATACGAGCGTTACGCCACGTTCTTCAAGAAGTTCTACAACCTGCTGCCCGACGACGGCCGGATGCTGCTGCACACGATCGTGGTGCCCACCACCGAGGAGGCCCAGGAACTCGGCCTGAAGACGACGATGAGCCTGCTGCGCTTCATCAGCTTCATCCTCCGGGAGATCTTTCCCGGCGGGAAGTTGCCTCAGATCGCGCAGGTCGACCGTTACGCGACGGAGGCGGGTTTCGAGATCGAGCGTCACCACATGATCGGGAAGAACTACGTTCCGACGCTGAACGCCTGGGCGGACGCGCTGGAGGCCCACAGGGACGAGGCGATCGCCCTGAAGGGTCAGGAGACCTTCGACATCTACATGCACTACCTGCGGGGATGCTCGGACCTGTTCCGCGACGGCTACACCAACGTCTGTCAGTTCACGCTCGTCAAGTAG